In Pseudorasbora parva isolate DD20220531a chromosome 1, ASM2467924v1, whole genome shotgun sequence, the DNA window GACAAGGCCAATAATTTAGCAGGGAGTTTGTCACTAGGGCTGTTAATGACACCCACCCAATGAGAGATGTGGCcctctgattttttttattggctGTGTAAATGAAGGCCACAGCGGAAAATCAGCTAGTAGGATTTCTTTATATGGACCTCTTCACTTCCTTTTTGCTTGTTCTTTCTTTGTAATGCCATCCTTTCCCCTCTCACTCAGGTTCATGAACCACATGAAACACCACCTGGAGTTGGAGAAGCAGAACAGTGAGAGCTGGGAGAGTCACACTACATGCCAGCACTGTTACAGGCAGTATTCAACTCCCTTTCAACTGCAGTGTCACATAGAGAGTGCCCACAGTCCCTTTGAGTCCACCAGTAAGTCACAACACTTACAGTAAGTCTTTTGATAGCATTCCTCTGTGTTGTAATTGTAGTTGGACTTCGCTGTTctcattaaaatgattattaaaaacTTTGGGCCAGCCTGGCAATATAAGAGAAGGCAGTACTTTAGCTAACACTTGTGCTACAAAATTATATTTCTCCACTATTCCCTGTGGCTTAATGAGAGTGATAAAATACATAAAGCATCAATTTCACaccaaatgtattattttgcacTAACAAAGTAGACAAAAAACTACTGACAAATCACTTGAACACACATCAcatcaaaattacatttttcaagttTAAGTAGGACCTTTCCTAAAGGACTTTAGGTCATGTTAAAATAGTTATTGATGGTGTAATTGGAATGAGTGTTTCACCAGAGGGGAAGAAGTTGattgttttgatatattttaagtgtaatGTTATCTTTTCTTTCCCCAGCTAACTGTAAAATATGTGAATTGGCTTTCGAGACGGAGCAAGTGCTTCTAGAGCACATGAGGGACAATCACAAACCTGGAGAGATGCCCTATGCCTGTCAGGTAAAGCTTCATCATTGCTCTATGTAATTggtattttgaatatttggttcTCACCTTGTTTTTGCTCTCTTGAAGGTTTGTAACTACAGGTCCTCCTTCTTCTCTGATGTGGATAACCATTTCCGTACAGTTCATGAAAACACTAAAGACCTGCTTTGTCCCTTTTGCCTGAAAGTCCTTCGCAGTGGCCATATGTACATGCAACACTACATGAGACATCAAGTGAGTGTATACCCTCATGCGTGTTTCTATTAACGTTTTGTATGGATATGGAAATTATTGTATTGCCGCCTCTTTGTTTAATAACTTAAAAACCAAACAGTCTTTTTGATATGCTCTTGGACAAGACATCATCTCTATGTCTGTGGATTTGGAGCTTGAGACTTTACTGATCTGAAGTCAGCACAATGTGCAACTCATTTGTGTGCTGCCCCATTGGCTCTCACTCTAAGGTTGGATTGATTTGGTTGTCTGCTGAACACCTTGGTGCAATATATAACAGGCTGACAGTGGCGGCTTCCTCTATTCACCTTCCCTGGTAATTCTTTATGGGCTTTTCCCTGGCAACAGCAATCTAGAGACGTGTCGGCCAAGAGCAAGATTTGTAACCAAAACAATAGTGCACGTGGTGGTGGAGTGATGCGGATTAGAGACGTGTCTGCAAAGTTAAACTTGAGTTTATGGCATTTATAGGGTCTGAATATAatcacacactatatatatatatgtatgtgtgtatatgtatgtgtatatatatatatagattgtGATTATATTCAGGCCCTATAAATGCCATAAACTCAAGTTTAACTTTGCAGACACGTCTCTAATCCGCATTCTTCCACCAATTTAGAAAATtctgttatattttttttaaacattaaatagtttttgttgcTGCAATAAATCACTTCAAATCACATCCAAATTGAATTTGACAATTTAACTGGTCAATGTAACTTCTCACTTAACGTTGTATatattctttgttcttttattgtattttcTAGAAAAAGGGGATTCAAAGATGTGGAAAGTGCAGATTAAATTTCCTCACCTACAAGGAAAAAGTGGAACATAAAACACACTTCCATCGAACCTATAGGAAGCCAAGAAACCTTGAGGGATTGCCTCCAGGAACCAAGGTTTTCTTCAAACCAAATCTTTTAAAATTGAATGTTGAATAACTATATATTCTATACTATATAAtattaactatatatatatatatatatatatatatatatatatatatatatatatatatatatatatatatatatatatatatatatatatatatatatatatatatatataaactatgtaactatatatatatatatatatatatatatatatatatatatatatatatatatatatatatatatatatatatatataaataaaatactttttattaGTCACTctcattattttctttttaggtCACAATTCGGGCCTCAGTTTCTGGTGCACCAATGTGTTCCGATGCTTCAAGCAAATCCTACATCATACCCACAAGTCCTGAAACGGCAAAACAACCTGTCAGAACACCAGCAAACACAACCAAACCAAACTTAAATGGAGGAAGGGCAAAGACCGCAAACCAATTCGGCTCTAACCGAACCATCCACAATAATGAGCTCAAACGTTTGAGGTGAGGATACTTAAGCCCAAAGTATACTTCAGTTTTGACACAAACGCTAAGCATATATGGGTTGTTGACGAGCATTTTCACTGTCACACAGATAAAAATGAATATAATTAGTTTTgttatcattttaaaaatgcagtaaatggTTAAACATTTCTTTGTCATGCATGGACCTGTCAAAGGgatgctttttcatattaaactgttattcccttaactaagatgagttgatacatacctctcttgtctcagtgcgtgctcttaatctctctgacgcgtggtgacattctgatagcatttagtttagcccactaagcccagttcattcaccaTGGTACCAAACAGACATCAAGTTAGAAGCTACAAAACATCTCCACGTTTTCCctgtttaaatacagttacacgaataatTGAATGATCAAGTGAcgtaaaataaaacgtggcgcttttctaagcggattaaaaaggagaactataatgtatggtggaatagcacttctgagagtactttgacttTATTTTGCTAGCTGTTAAAAGTcacggctgaaaaatcctccctcacaccTCCCTCTCTCTTTTCCGTCAATAGGAggagaggatttttcagccgtgactttttactgcacggagtcaaagtactctcagaagtgctaatccgccatacattatagttctccttttaaaCCCGCGTAGAGAagcgccacattttattttgtcaccatactaggtcgtttaactattcgtgtaactatttaaataggggaaacgtggaggtgtttggtcacttctaacttgatctctgtttggttccatagtgaatgaactgggcttagtgggctaagctaaatgttatcagaatgtcaccgtgTGTCAGAGAGATTGTGCACTCACTGAGATGAGAGaagtatgtatcaactcgtcttagttaagggaatgaattttattttatttatttattcattacattttagccaaatctcaaaattgtcaAATAGTATGACTATCTCAAGCATGGTtctcaattttaaaaaaatatataaattaaaaagaaaagcttAAAATGTGAATAAATACCTCAGGCATAATTTTACAGGTCTCTATTTTAGCAAATTACTATATTTTATTTCTAATACATTTCTAAAAGTGTAGAAACTTGATACATTTTGTCACGGAAAACCATGTTCTCTGTTGTGACACCATATCCTGATTTTAAATTGGGCAATTCCATGACAAGTTTAATTAGTTAAAGGATCCTATTCAAAGTCATGTTACTGTGAAGTCCATGATGTGCACATAAGATTTTGTCTCAGAAAGAAGACATATTCAACTTTTTTGGAACCACCATAAAAGCGTTCATTTCTGTTGTGCGACACCCCTATATTCTTAATGCTTTCTATGTCACACCAtaggacacatttcaaaaaaagttagtGACCACTTATATTTTCTCAAACATCAGACTTCAcactatataatatatatatatatttttttttctttaaaagtaGTAgacaaaaaaagcattttttactgCTTATTTGTCAACTACCCATATATGTACAGCCAAACACAGCCTTATGTGTATAATTTTTACGGCTATCTCTCGTCACCACAAGCAACAACAACGCTGTTCAGTCTCTTCCATTTCTTGTGAAACAATGGTCTGAAAGACCAACCAACTAATGAATGCAAAAAAATGAAGGCACGTGCAAGATTAGATTAAAtgcatgattaaaaaaaatctggctatttttatgtaaatgtgTACATGCACACTATGCTGAAGATAAAATGTACGCGCACACGTGCACATACCCTACCATACCAATGAAGAATAAGTGTGTTATACTAAAATTAAGAGTCACAGCCTATATGCTAAAAAGAATATTAATGAGTATTTATTCTTTACAGACTTCCAAGTGGAGGAAATAAGTGTGTTGAGTGTCTAACTGTGGTTATGGACCCTTACGCTCACTATCCTTTATCTCTGAAATGCACTATATGCAAGTTTAGATCAAGTTGCCAGAAGGCCTTCAGACAGCATATGGTCAGGTAAGGGAAAAATATGGATGAATGAAATGTTCCAAATGAATGTGATCAGATCTTTAGCAGATCTTTACCTTCTCATCTGCAGGTTTCACAGCAGTTCAAAAGTACGTTTTGGCAAAGCGAGGAAGACTCCACATGGGTTGCGGTGAGTTGTGATCTATTATATCACTGTTTGCTGTATGTGAACGTGCAAAATGTGAAaaggttttgtttgttttttctccaGGAGTCTAACGCTGGTGTGTCTTAAGTGTGACTTTCTGGCAGACGCCTCTGGCGCTGACCAGATGACCGAACATTTGCTCTGCAGGCCAAACCACTCCTGCCAGGTCATCATGGAACCAGGTAGGATGCGTGATTCTCAACTGCGGGAATATTGGTTTTCTCTTTGGAATGTCAGATTGTCTTACTTGCATACTATTTTCCTTTCTTTAAAGTTACCAATGGAGGATCAGAAATAAAAAGGTGAGAAAGTTGTTTAAATGATCAAGTATTtgttggttttatttttaaagcttgtgtttgtttaaaaaaagttagcAGTGTTATTCTCAATGTTCTGATGTGCTCTAATTGTTAAACGCATGATGTATTGGTGTACAATGACACCATATgcttatttgtatttttgttaaaagtAGAGGTTAGAGCTGTGAAAAGAGGCAAGTAAAAATAGACTGGGAAGTGTAGCTTGCCTGATTGAGACAAATTACCTTTTCTGATGAAACGGGGATATTAATGCAGACCTCCTGACCTATGAATTGTTTGGGAAtatcatttattataaaaaatgatCTCTTATTTTTTCATTAGTGTAAATGGGATGACTATTAAGTGGTATACGGGAGACCTTGCTTAAATTAAAATAGGAGTTTTGCCATTAATTAAAGCTGAAGAACACAGTCTTGTTAATGTGGACCACAGAGAAATGCTTCTGAGTCACTATGAAAGGGAAGTGGGAgaatatttgtatttacttttttttcctttttttcccgGATTCTTTCTAATTGAAAAGAATCCACTTCAAACAGAAGAATCCCTTGCTCACGTaatttgacattttatttaatcatCTTATTTACAGGTTTGCTACTCATGTCGGTTAATTGAGTGCTTGGCTTAATTTAATGAATTTTGTCATTAACATTTTTCcttccaaaataaaaaaagaaaataattagcTTGCCTCCAGTTCTCATTACAATAATACAACAAAAAACTAATATTCAGTACTGTAATccagagggggaaaaaaggatGTTAGAATGCTAGTACATTAGTGTTTTAATGCCTGCTTGAAATCAATGTATTAAAAATTGCTTTCATTTAGTCATAtcaacattataaaaataaaaaaaactacatatGCATTGCAGTAATAAAAATGTAGGGGCTAACTCATGAAAAATCACAACTTAAAATCTTACATTGATCcttaaatcattttttattgtatttattttattgtaactaAACAAACTGATagtaatattattgtatatcGGTCATGTAATATTCCAgctcataattattattaatggaGCATTGTGTCACTCTGTTCATGTTCCTTTGCTTTTCTGTTGTTCTTGCATAATAATCTTCATAATTCAGGTCACTGGAAACCCACGATGACTCCGAACTCCTTCCCATTAAATCGGAGACTGAAGTTGGAGATGAAACGGAACCAATTGAGATCAGTGATGTACAAGCTATTCCTAACAAAGACAACACAACGGAGGATGGGTCAGAGGTTCGTGGAGCTGAAAAAAGTGACCCAGAAGAGGTGAAGGATGACACAATAGGGGCCACGCTCGACGTATCAGAGGAGGAATCACCCAAAAGCCTTTCACCTCACTCACCCTCTGAAGCTCCTGCCAGCCCCGTTTCTGCCCTCCCAGATGAAGGTGGCATAACTCCCTCTGATTTTCTTCTTAAAACTGATGGAATGGAGTCTGTGAATGCAGACTCGCAACTGGAACCTCTTACTCCTTCCAAGGTCCTTGAGGACGGCGCCACTGAGAACTCGAAATTGGAGATGGATGGTTAACTGCAACCCAGTTCAAACAAGACTGAGGACCCCTTGAAACATCGCAAGACTTTTtgctgactctctctctctctatcccccttttttatataaacaaaaatatgCTTTAATAGGAACTTTTTTCCTGGATCCAAAACGAGATGAAATCAATACTGTGCTAAAAACGTGACTTAAAATCTTATACTGTATGAGTACTTTTTTTCTGTACTTAAGTAAGGTTTGTAAAGAAGCACCCTCTAGATTGAAACTGAGTTGTAAAGGCAATGTGAATGTTCTTATATACATATTATGTTCTGTCCACAGTTGTGACGTCCATTTGGACTCTAGGGATGATCACACAAAACTGAGACACAAGGATAACAAACCTGGAGCTGATTTCCACATCTGCCCTTTCATAGGACAAAGAACAATTCAGCAATTTCTCAGTATACTGTACTTAGGAATGACAAAATACATcctgatattttttttagattgtgaTTATTGTATTGTTATATGTACTTTATCTGGGTAGGATCCTGCATTGGGAATCATTTCTCCTATTGATTGAGACGGAAAACattatagaaattaatttgtctTAATCAGTATTAAACTTTTATTACATATTCACTAGGGGTCTGCTATTAAATGGTGACTGTGATTCACAGTATTATCGCAGCCTTTTTGCTGGAGACAATATTGCTTGTTTTCTCATAAGGGCTTGATTTGTTAAAGAGCACCCTCTTGTGGATTCATGATGTGTAGTTCAATAAACAATAGTGTTGAAACGACTCATTTATGCGAATCGGTTCTTTTGAAGTTCTTTCCAAAGAACCggttgaaatgtattattttctcATGAGCTCTTTGAAGCAtattacaggttttttttttaaaccttcgATGTTATTGCACGTTTTCAAATATATCTTATTGAAAACAGCTATTACTTTTAAACGTACAAACGTGCAGTGCTGCTGGGGAGGTTTAGAAACGCACTATTGCCTTAACCATATGTGGGCACCAGACCGTAAAAAAACACGCATTGCTGTATATTACTGTATGCCATGAATCACCTAACTATAATCtgcagtgttaaaaaaaaacaatacaaaaaaaatctcaaattctttaaatgctttgcatttgtaactacaaatgtattgattttaaacaatattgtaAATCGTAGAATGGGTGGGTTTtaaggttgttgtttttttagtacTCTTGAAAGGAAAACAAGTATAAATCTTAGTAAGCTATTTAAGTTTTGTAGCTTTTAAAGTTTTTGTAGcttttattatttgtatattatcCAAGCTTCTAGTGTCCAAAACAATACGTtaaaaaatacatgaaatacatatttattttctctctctAACACAACACCAGTACGGGATAAACAATTTTGAAGATCTCCTTCTGTTCTCACCATAAACTTGTTTCTACCGGGATCAGAAATACGAATATGTCACCGCTCATCAAGTCTCTTGAGACCTAACGGTTAcgtttttacggtctatggctCGAAGTCCGCGGTTTAATGAG includes these proteins:
- the znf280d gene encoding zinc finger protein 280C isoform X1, with the translated sequence MSELFMECEEEELEPWQKAIPEINLIDLDDDDDDDEPIFVGEICSSKPAASTRPGAVNQPNQRNVPVQNPSMLASSQKTPQASPNPARVATGPTLMVRGSATSGGNPILIPINATLGPPAAPQPIIINNQGYIVASPQNLNSNTSFISSLGSQYPPGTTITVLPAAGQQIVPQVTAAPKPGVIHRPQVQLIQDNVVTLSNVQAPANLSSQSHTTSVFQNTQGIAPTLVKQKPSSLQNMNSRDNGTMINDTNDSVSKGVGENDFSVTKKCPRCQSVFAFQFLKSHMKMCCPELLDSVFPSTSKPDKQAILPKVNEIEKGKLIMLVSDFYYGKCEGDSSLISKFKSNTTFKCNSCLKMLKNNIRFMNHMKHHLELEKQNSESWESHTTCQHCYRQYSTPFQLQCHIESAHSPFESTTNCKICELAFETEQVLLEHMRDNHKPGEMPYACQVCNYRSSFFSDVDNHFRTVHENTKDLLCPFCLKVLRSGHMYMQHYMRHQKKGIQRCGKCRLNFLTYKEKVEHKTHFHRTYRKPRNLEGLPPGTKVTIRASVSGAPMCSDASSKSYIIPTSPETAKQPVRTPANTTKPNLNGGRAKTANQFGSNRTIHNNELKRLRLPSGGNKCVECLTVVMDPYAHYPLSLKCTICKFRSSCQKAFRQHMVRFHSSSKVRFGKARKTPHGLRSLTLVCLKCDFLADASGADQMTEHLLCRPNHSCQVIMEPVTNGGSEIKRSLETHDDSELLPIKSETEVGDETEPIEISDVQAIPNKDNTTEDGSEVRGAEKSDPEEVKDDTIGATLDVSEEESPKSLSPHSPSEAPASPVSALPDEGGITPSDFLLKTDGMESVNADSQLEPLTPSKVLEDGATENSKLEMDG
- the znf280d gene encoding zinc finger protein 280C isoform X2, whose product is MSELFMECEEEELEPWQKAIPEINLIDLDDDDDDDEPIFVGEICSSKPAASTRPGAVNQPNQRNVPVQNPSMLASSQKTPQASPNPARVATGPTLMVRGSATSGGNPILIPINATLGPPAAPQPIIINNQGYIVASPQNLNSNTSFISSLGSQYPPGTTITVLPAGQQIVPQVTAAPKPGVIHRPQVQLIQDNVVTLSNVQAPANLSSQSHTTSVFQNTQGIAPTLVKQKPSSLQNMNSRDNGTMINDTNDSVSKGVGENDFSVTKKCPRCQSVFAFQFLKSHMKMCCPELLDSVFPSTSKPDKQAILPKVNEIEKGKLIMLVSDFYYGKCEGDSSLISKFKSNTTFKCNSCLKMLKNNIRFMNHMKHHLELEKQNSESWESHTTCQHCYRQYSTPFQLQCHIESAHSPFESTTNCKICELAFETEQVLLEHMRDNHKPGEMPYACQVCNYRSSFFSDVDNHFRTVHENTKDLLCPFCLKVLRSGHMYMQHYMRHQKKGIQRCGKCRLNFLTYKEKVEHKTHFHRTYRKPRNLEGLPPGTKVTIRASVSGAPMCSDASSKSYIIPTSPETAKQPVRTPANTTKPNLNGGRAKTANQFGSNRTIHNNELKRLRLPSGGNKCVECLTVVMDPYAHYPLSLKCTICKFRSSCQKAFRQHMVRFHSSSKVRFGKARKTPHGLRSLTLVCLKCDFLADASGADQMTEHLLCRPNHSCQVIMEPVTNGGSEIKRSLETHDDSELLPIKSETEVGDETEPIEISDVQAIPNKDNTTEDGSEVRGAEKSDPEEVKDDTIGATLDVSEEESPKSLSPHSPSEAPASPVSALPDEGGITPSDFLLKTDGMESVNADSQLEPLTPSKVLEDGATENSKLEMDG